In Halobaculum limi, one DNA window encodes the following:
- a CDS encoding RNA-guided endonuclease InsQ/TnpB family protein, whose amino-acid sequence MEDAIRTVKVKLDVPHERCDDLHQTKNQFLHCANTTAEWAWRHPHDYCVTSKQNAENALYNQLRNETELTANLVQKGIRRAIEATKSGVARLKKGEKTSQPQFDAWSVVYDKRSATFHRDHVSLSTVSGRVECDYVLPDNPNETPIGEYLLNEDFEFRMSTLQYDRSTESFYLHARMRRIESDEQSTTSSDAEHRTVLGVDLNVDGSLAVTSTGAFIGNADEMNHRRREFEKTRGSMQQTGTRSAHLSIQSMQDREHRWMQDELHRASNQILEEARDHGCTHIAFENLTDIRERIAGAKRFHAWAFRRLYQYTEYKAEMFGIEVEQISPAYTSQRCSSCGFTHESNRRSKHEFVCQKCEYELNADYNASKNIARKLLKRLHSGQTSSGGGAPRQCALTSGTLNLNGDYTASVKATAEGESTDKPTTSVVGH is encoded by the coding sequence ATGGAGGACGCGATTCGCACCGTCAAGGTCAAACTCGACGTACCCCACGAGCGGTGCGACGACCTCCATCAAACCAAAAACCAGTTCCTCCACTGTGCGAACACCACCGCAGAGTGGGCGTGGAGACACCCACACGACTACTGCGTCACCTCGAAACAGAACGCCGAGAACGCCCTCTACAACCAACTCCGAAACGAGACGGAGTTGACCGCAAACCTCGTGCAGAAAGGGATTCGTCGTGCTATCGAGGCTACGAAAAGCGGTGTCGCCCGACTCAAGAAGGGTGAGAAAACCAGCCAACCGCAGTTTGATGCGTGGAGCGTCGTCTATGATAAGCGGTCAGCGACGTTCCACCGCGACCACGTTTCCCTTTCCACGGTGAGCGGTCGCGTCGAGTGCGACTACGTGCTTCCCGACAACCCCAACGAAACACCGATTGGCGAGTACCTGCTGAACGAGGACTTCGAGTTCCGAATGTCCACGTTGCAGTACGACCGCTCTACGGAGTCGTTCTACCTCCACGCTCGGATGCGCCGAATTGAAAGTGACGAGCAGTCCACGACTTCTTCTGACGCCGAGCACAGAACAGTCCTCGGCGTCGACCTGAACGTGGACGGCTCGCTCGCCGTGACTTCCACGGGCGCGTTCATCGGGAACGCCGACGAGATGAATCATCGGCGCCGAGAGTTCGAGAAGACTCGCGGGTCGATGCAACAGACAGGGACGCGCTCGGCGCACCTGTCGATTCAGTCGATGCAAGATCGAGAACACCGCTGGATGCAGGACGAACTGCACCGCGCCTCGAATCAGATTCTCGAAGAGGCTCGCGACCACGGCTGTACGCACATCGCCTTCGAGAATCTGACCGACATTCGCGAGCGGATTGCCGGTGCGAAGCGATTCCACGCGTGGGCGTTCCGACGCCTGTACCAGTACACCGAATACAAAGCCGAAATGTTCGGAATCGAGGTTGAACAGATAAGTCCAGCATACACCTCTCAGCGGTGTTCGTCGTGTGGATTTACGCACGAATCGAATCGACGGTCGAAGCACGAATTCGTGTGTCAGAAGTGCGAGTACGAACTGAACGCGGACTACAACGCGAGCAAGAATATCGCTCGCAAACTTCTCAAGCGACTCCACTCGGGGCAGACGTCTTCGGGTGGAGGCGCACCCCGTCAGTGTGCGCTGACGTCAGGGACGCTGAACCTGAACGGCGATTACACCGCCTCCGTCAAAGCGACGGCAGAAGGGGAGTCCACTGACAAGCCCACGACTTCAGTCGTGGGTCACTGA
- the pyrF gene encoding orotidine-5'-phosphate decarboxylase, with the protein MPQFNAFFETLRDRIDRKDTVVSVGLDADLDRIPDHLHEKDLPRWAFNRRIIDATHEYAACYKPNAAFYEDADGWRSLRETVAYAHGKDVPVLLDAKRADIGNTARKYAELLDHVDAITANPYMGRDSLEPFLSKADKGVFVLCRTSNPGGADLQDLELASGEPLYRRVAAVADLWNERGNVGLVVGATAPDELEELREEVPDLPFLVPGVGAQGGDAEAAVEYGLADGVGLVNSSRGIIFAGEDAGENFAKASGQAAKRLRDRLNRHRTEA; encoded by the coding sequence ATGCCCCAGTTCAACGCCTTCTTCGAGACGCTTCGCGACCGCATCGACCGCAAGGACACGGTGGTCTCCGTCGGCCTCGACGCCGACCTCGACCGCATCCCCGACCACCTCCACGAGAAGGATCTGCCGCGGTGGGCGTTCAACCGTCGCATCATCGACGCCACCCACGAGTACGCCGCCTGCTACAAGCCCAACGCAGCCTTCTACGAGGACGCCGACGGCTGGCGAAGCCTCCGCGAGACGGTCGCGTACGCTCACGGGAAGGACGTGCCCGTCTTGCTGGACGCGAAGCGTGCCGACATCGGCAACACGGCCCGGAAGTACGCCGAGTTGCTGGACCACGTCGACGCCATCACCGCGAACCCGTACATGGGTCGCGACTCGCTGGAGCCGTTCCTCTCGAAGGCCGACAAGGGTGTGTTCGTCCTCTGTCGCACCTCGAACCCCGGCGGGGCGGACCTGCAGGACTTGGAACTGGCGTCGGGCGAACCGCTGTACCGCCGGGTCGCCGCCGTCGCCGACCTGTGGAACGAACGCGGCAACGTCGGCCTCGTCGTCGGCGCGACCGCGCCCGATGAGTTGGAGGAACTCCGCGAGGAGGTGCCCGACCTCCCGTTCCTCGTCCCCGGCGTCGGCGCGCAAGGCGGCGACGCGGAGGCGGCCGTCGAGTACGGCCTCGCCGACGGCGTCGGTCTCGTCAACTCCTCGCGGGGCATCATCTTCGCAGGTGAGGACGCTGGCGAGAACTTCGCGAAGGCGTCCGGGCAGGCCGCCAAGCGCCTCCGCGACCGACTGAATCGGCATCGAACCGAAGCGTAG
- a CDS encoding heavy metal translocating P-type ATPase has protein sequence MPGDDPTGEKAARGSDGDGPTAHDGRDEHANHDHDSTASDLPTEEATAGAVDAETDLCLSVPEMDCASCASKVTNAVSAVDGVTDIDPRPTTGTLIVGTDGSVDRDSVVAAVESAGYAVADDTESVTLSIPDMDCASCASKVTRALDGVDGVREFETRPTTGTVVLRFDPDRTNLQSVVSAVEAAGYEVESTSLDDDGGASASVWRSRRAYATYAAGLLTLVGLVLANPLTGFSGPTVDVLGRAVRIGDLAYLGAVAVGGVPVFRNGYYSLRQRSLDIDLLMSVAILGAVAAGIGFDEPLYFEAATLTTLFSISELLESAAMDRARNSLRELMELSPTEATVVRDGDEQTVPAEEVDVGETVVVRPGERIPRDGVVRDGTSAVNQAPVTGESVPVDKAAGDEVFAGTIVEGGYLEVEVTTPAGEDTLSRVVEMVEAAQSDRSEREQFVERFAGYYTPVVVGFALLVALGPPLALGGAWDTYVLYGLTLLVLACPCAFVISTPVTVVSGITAAARNGVLIKGGSYLEAMGDVDAVAFDKTGTLTKGELTVTDVIPLGDNTEADVLRCARGLELRSEHPIGDAIVDRANAEGVDDRTVEDFEAVTGKGVTATLDGTPHYAGKPGLFADLGFDLSHVHAATDGGVVTRTSRAICEQNNCLDLLSDTVPELQSEGKTVVLVGTKDDLEGVVAVADEVRPEARRTVERLREAGVRTVMLTGDNERTARAVGAQVGVDEVRAELLPDEKVAAVEELLAEHDGVAMVGDGVNDAPALATATVGIAMGAAGTDTALETADVALLADDLSTLPYLRTLAERANGVIRQNVYTSLAAKAALAAAVPFGLVPIWFAVLAGDAGMTVGVTANASRLARVSPDDPGSEPAEVGATADDGADTTDTAAAPTDEDGEDDDSHADPPKAA, from the coding sequence ATGCCAGGAGACGACCCGACGGGGGAGAAGGCCGCCCGTGGGTCCGACGGTGACGGGCCTACTGCCCACGACGGCCGCGACGAACACGCGAATCACGACCACGACAGCACAGCGTCGGATCTGCCGACCGAAGAGGCGACGGCAGGCGCGGTCGACGCCGAGACGGACCTCTGTCTGTCGGTGCCGGAGATGGACTGCGCGTCGTGTGCGTCGAAGGTGACGAACGCCGTCTCGGCCGTCGACGGGGTCACCGACATCGACCCGCGCCCGACGACGGGGACGCTCATCGTCGGAACCGACGGCTCGGTCGACCGCGACTCCGTCGTCGCGGCCGTCGAGTCGGCCGGTTACGCCGTCGCGGACGACACCGAGTCGGTGACGCTGTCGATTCCCGACATGGACTGCGCCTCGTGTGCCTCGAAAGTAACTCGTGCCCTCGACGGCGTCGACGGCGTCCGCGAGTTCGAGACGCGCCCGACGACCGGCACGGTCGTCCTCCGATTCGACCCCGACAGGACGAACCTCCAGTCGGTCGTCTCCGCAGTCGAGGCCGCCGGCTACGAGGTCGAGTCCACGTCGCTCGACGACGACGGCGGAGCGTCCGCGTCGGTGTGGCGGAGTCGCCGAGCGTACGCGACGTACGCGGCGGGTCTGCTCACGCTGGTCGGCCTCGTCCTCGCGAATCCGCTCACAGGCTTCTCGGGGCCGACGGTCGACGTACTCGGCCGCGCAGTTCGGATCGGTGACCTCGCGTATCTGGGCGCGGTCGCGGTCGGCGGCGTCCCCGTCTTCCGCAACGGCTACTACTCGCTGCGCCAGCGCAGCCTCGATATCGACCTGCTGATGAGCGTCGCCATCCTCGGTGCGGTCGCCGCGGGCATCGGCTTCGACGAACCGCTGTACTTCGAGGCGGCGACGCTGACCACGCTGTTCTCCATCTCCGAACTGCTGGAGTCGGCGGCGATGGACCGCGCGCGAAACTCCCTGCGGGAACTGATGGAACTGTCGCCCACGGAGGCGACGGTCGTCCGCGACGGCGACGAACAGACTGTCCCCGCCGAAGAGGTGGACGTGGGCGAGACGGTCGTCGTTCGCCCCGGCGAGCGTATTCCTCGCGACGGCGTCGTTCGCGACGGCACGAGCGCAGTGAATCAGGCCCCTGTCACGGGCGAGTCCGTCCCCGTCGACAAGGCCGCCGGCGACGAGGTGTTCGCGGGCACCATCGTCGAGGGCGGCTACCTCGAAGTCGAAGTGACGACGCCCGCCGGAGAGGACACCCTCTCCCGAGTCGTCGAGATGGTCGAAGCCGCACAGAGCGACCGCTCGGAGCGCGAGCAGTTCGTCGAGCGGTTCGCGGGCTACTACACGCCCGTCGTCGTCGGCTTCGCCCTCCTCGTCGCACTCGGCCCGCCCCTCGCACTCGGCGGGGCGTGGGATACGTACGTCCTGTACGGCCTGACGCTGCTCGTCCTCGCGTGCCCCTGTGCGTTCGTCATCTCCACGCCCGTCACGGTCGTCTCGGGCATCACCGCCGCCGCGCGTAACGGCGTCCTGATCAAGGGCGGATCGTACCTGGAAGCGATGGGCGACGTGGACGCCGTCGCCTTCGACAAGACGGGGACGCTCACGAAGGGCGAACTGACTGTCACCGACGTCATTCCGCTCGGCGACAACACCGAGGCCGACGTGTTACGCTGTGCTCGTGGTCTCGAACTCCGGTCGGAACACCCCATCGGCGACGCCATCGTCGACCGCGCGAACGCTGAAGGCGTCGACGACCGAACCGTCGAGGACTTCGAGGCCGTCACCGGAAAGGGCGTCACCGCGACGCTCGACGGGACGCCCCACTACGCGGGCAAGCCCGGCCTCTTCGCCGACCTCGGCTTCGACCTGTCGCACGTCCACGCGGCCACCGACGGCGGCGTCGTCACCCGCACCTCTCGCGCAATCTGTGAGCAGAACAACTGTCTCGACCTCCTGAGCGATACCGTTCCCGAACTCCAGTCGGAAGGGAAGACGGTCGTCCTCGTCGGCACAAAAGACGACTTGGAGGGCGTCGTCGCTGTCGCCGACGAGGTGCGCCCCGAGGCCCGCCGCACGGTCGAACGCCTCCGCGAGGCGGGCGTGCGGACGGTGATGCTCACCGGCGACAACGAGCGAACCGCCCGCGCCGTCGGGGCGCAGGTCGGCGTCGACGAGGTCCGCGCGGAACTGCTCCCCGACGAGAAGGTGGCCGCCGTTGAGGAGTTGCTCGCGGAACACGACGGCGTCGCGATGGTGGGCGACGGCGTCAACGACGCGCCCGCCCTCGCCACCGCGACGGTGGGCATCGCGATGGGTGCGGCGGGCACGGACACGGCGCTGGAAACTGCGGACGTGGCCCTCCTCGCCGACGACCTCTCGACGCTGCCGTACCTGCGGACGCTCGCGGAGCGAGCGAACGGCGTCATCCGGCAGAACGTCTACACCAGTCTCGCGGCGAAGGCGGCGCTGGCGGCGGCGGTCCCGTTCGGTCTCGTCCCCATCTGGTTCGCCGTCCTCGCTGGCGACGCCGGGATGACCGTCGGCGTGACGGCGAACGCGAGTCGACTCGCGCGCGTCTCACCCGACGACCCCGGCTCGGAACCAGCCGAGGTGGGCGCGACGGCCGACGACGGGGCCGACACTACCGACACGGCGGCCGCTCCCACCGACGAAGACGGTGAGGACGACGACAGCCACGCCGACCCGCCGAAGGCCGCGTGA
- a CDS encoding histidine kinase N-terminal 7TM domain-containing protein translates to MLSDGAVVVIFAFLAGGTATAVGTYAWQNRGEPGAAPFAALMAGVAVWSLSYALALTAFDPGVRELFEVPLEIGKAIIAPAWLLFALGYTGRGEYVSRRLIAVLAVVPVVTTVLVATAPTHGLMWTNYRITPVFGAATVTFDPGPWFYVHAAFGWAVIGAGVVFLLEPVLSYGSLYRDQGIALILGTAVSFVAHVKATFFIPPVPALDLTPLTLAITGILFGFALFRFELQGLLPATQVLGRRAAIEDVGVGLVVVNADGQIIEFNGAARPVLGVDREEEAVAGTPLSTFVDDVDLKTTEPQRIEQTHAAQYRVYEATVSAIADHHDRTVGYTVTFADVTDREARRQRLEVLNRVLRHNLRNDMTVVVGNADLLAERVEEADAPLADAIRRRGRALQRLGEKARDVEEILDGDDRGVHDVSARALCRSLVEQTRESCPNADIAVDVPEGLTLTVRESVLDVVLWNLVENAAEHTDESAIRVAVRVDDDGVRFVVADDGPGIPETELESIRTGTESALSHGSGLGLWVVRWGTRILGADLLFDADDGGTTATVTLPRHVVADGDSPDSAGGDGDPVRSAAIDAPQQTPVTDGDGVSVDATADANREPRE, encoded by the coding sequence ATGCTTTCCGACGGTGCTGTCGTTGTCATCTTCGCGTTCCTCGCGGGTGGCACGGCGACGGCCGTCGGGACCTACGCGTGGCAAAATCGTGGCGAACCCGGTGCGGCCCCCTTCGCCGCCTTGATGGCGGGTGTCGCAGTCTGGTCGCTGTCGTACGCACTCGCGTTGACCGCGTTCGATCCGGGCGTGCGCGAACTGTTCGAGGTTCCACTCGAAATCGGGAAAGCGATTATCGCGCCCGCGTGGCTCCTGTTCGCGTTGGGCTACACCGGACGCGGCGAGTACGTCAGTCGCCGACTGATCGCCGTGCTGGCGGTCGTCCCCGTGGTGACGACCGTCCTGGTCGCGACCGCGCCGACGCACGGCCTGATGTGGACGAACTACCGTATCACGCCCGTCTTCGGGGCCGCGACGGTGACGTTCGATCCGGGGCCGTGGTTCTACGTCCACGCCGCCTTTGGGTGGGCCGTCATCGGCGCGGGGGTGGTGTTCTTGCTCGAACCGGTGCTGTCGTACGGGTCGCTGTATCGCGATCAGGGGATCGCTCTCATCCTCGGGACCGCCGTCAGTTTCGTCGCGCACGTGAAGGCGACGTTCTTCATCCCGCCGGTCCCGGCGCTCGATCTGACGCCGTTGACGCTCGCCATCACGGGGATACTCTTCGGGTTCGCGCTGTTCCGATTCGAACTCCAGGGCCTGCTTCCAGCGACGCAGGTGCTCGGCCGCCGCGCGGCCATCGAGGACGTGGGCGTCGGTCTCGTCGTCGTCAACGCGGACGGACAGATCATCGAGTTCAACGGCGCTGCGCGGCCGGTGCTGGGCGTGGACAGAGAAGAGGAGGCGGTCGCGGGAACGCCGTTGTCGACGTTCGTCGACGACGTCGACCTGAAGACGACGGAGCCACAGCGTATCGAACAGACGCACGCGGCGCAGTATCGCGTGTACGAGGCGACCGTCTCCGCCATCGCAGACCACCACGATCGGACCGTCGGCTACACGGTCACGTTCGCGGACGTGACCGACCGAGAGGCACGCAGACAGCGCCTCGAAGTGCTCAACCGCGTCCTCAGACACAACCTCCGCAACGATATGACGGTCGTCGTCGGCAACGCGGACCTCCTCGCCGAACGTGTCGAGGAGGCGGACGCACCGCTCGCCGACGCCATCCGCCGCCGCGGGCGGGCACTCCAACGACTCGGTGAGAAGGCCCGCGACGTAGAGGAGATACTCGACGGCGACGACCGCGGCGTCCACGACGTGTCCGCGAGAGCTCTGTGTCGCAGCCTCGTCGAACAGACGCGCGAATCGTGCCCGAACGCCGATATCGCCGTCGACGTGCCCGAAGGCCTGACGCTCACCGTCCGAGAGTCGGTGTTGGACGTCGTCCTCTGGAATCTCGTGGAGAACGCCGCAGAGCACACCGACGAATCGGCCATCCGCGTCGCCGTTCGGGTCGACGACGACGGCGTGCGGTTCGTCGTCGCCGACGACGGCCCCGGCATCCCGGAGACGGAACTGGAGAGCATCCGCACGGGCACCGAGAGCGCCCTCTCACACGGGAGCGGTCTCGGACTCTGGGTGGTTCGGTGGGGAACGCGCATCCTCGGCGCAGACCTGTTGTTTGACGCCGACGACGGCGGGACGACTGCGACGGTGACGCTCCCACGCCACGTGGTCGCGGATGGTGATTCCCCCGACAGCGCGGGCGGGGATGGTGACCCCGTTCGCTCTGCCGCGATCGACGCCCCCCAACAGACGCCGGTGACCGACGGGGACGGTGTCTCTGTCGACGCGACCGCCGACGCGAATCGCGAGCCTCGGGAGTGA